A section of the Serratia liquefaciens ATCC 27592 genome encodes:
- the efeU gene encoding iron uptake transporter permease EfeU, with amino-acid sequence MFVPFLIMFREGLEAALIVSLIASYLKRTQRGQWLGVVWIGVIVAAALCLALGIFINETTGEFPQKQQELFEGIVAVVAVLILTYMVFWMRKVSKSVKVHLEGAIDNALNSGKGQGWALVAMVFFAVAREGLESVFFLLAAFQQDVGIEAPIGAVLGLVAAIVLGMMIYWGGVKLHLAKFFKWTSLFILFVAAGLAAGAIRAFHEAGLWNHFQDIAFDLSNHLSTHSLFGTLLEGIFGYQETPTVSEVAVYFLYLIPALIFFFLPQRVEPVAVSTQRKINH; translated from the coding sequence ATGTTTGTTCCCTTCCTTATCATGTTCCGTGAGGGGCTGGAGGCGGCGTTGATCGTCAGCCTGATTGCCAGCTACCTGAAACGCACGCAGCGGGGTCAATGGTTAGGCGTGGTATGGATAGGGGTGATTGTTGCCGCCGCTCTGTGCCTGGCGCTCGGCATCTTCATCAATGAAACCACCGGCGAATTCCCGCAAAAGCAGCAAGAACTGTTCGAGGGCATTGTCGCGGTGGTAGCGGTATTGATCCTGACCTATATGGTGTTCTGGATGCGTAAGGTCTCCAAATCGGTCAAGGTGCATCTGGAAGGCGCCATCGACAATGCGCTCAACTCCGGCAAAGGTCAGGGCTGGGCGCTGGTAGCGATGGTGTTTTTTGCCGTGGCGCGTGAAGGGCTGGAGTCGGTGTTCTTCCTGCTGGCGGCTTTCCAGCAAGACGTGGGGATTGAAGCCCCGATAGGTGCGGTGCTTGGTCTGGTGGCCGCCATTGTACTGGGCATGATGATTTACTGGGGCGGCGTGAAGCTGCACCTGGCCAAATTCTTCAAATGGACCAGCCTGTTTATCCTGTTCGTTGCCGCCGGCCTGGCAGCCGGGGCGATCCGCGCCTTCCACGAGGCCGGGTTGTGGAACCACTTCCAGGACATCGCGTTTGATCTGAGTAACCATCTGTCGACCCACTCCCTGTTTGGCACCCTGCTTGAAGGCATCTTCGGCTACCAGGAAACGCCAACGGTAAGCGAAGTGGCGGTCTACTTCTTGTATTTGATCCCAGCACTGATTTTCTTTTTCCTGCCGCAGCGTGTGGAACCGGTCGCGGTTTCGACGCAACGTAAAATCAATCACTAA
- the efeB gene encoding iron uptake transporter deferrochelatase/peroxidase subunit, translating into MSNKIGPENGPHPQTQGAASPSRRRLLQGLGLGVLALGGSRLTQAADKTAEPLAVAKDERWQKQPFYGAHQAGILTPQQAAMMLVAFDVLASNKQDLERLFRLLTNRIAFLTTGGKAPEVDPKLPPLDSGIMGPEIYPDNLTITVSVGTSLFDERFGLQAQKPLRLQKMTRFPNDSLDASLCHGDLVLQICANTNETVIHALRDIIKHSPDLLSVRWKREGFISAHAARSKGKETPINLLGFKDGTANPKTDDKPLMDQVVWVADNVGEPAWAVGGSYQAARIIRFHVEFWDRTPLQEQQTIFGREKHSGAPLGMKHEHDEPDYEKDPEGKMIPMDAHIRLANPRTPQTQSNLLLRRGYSYSIGVSNAGQLEMGLLFVCYQADLEKGFLTVQKRLNGEALEEYVKPIGGGYFFALPGVKDSNDYLGSGLLKA; encoded by the coding sequence ATGAGTAACAAGATCGGCCCGGAAAACGGGCCGCATCCACAAACGCAGGGTGCGGCGTCACCGTCGCGCCGTCGTTTATTGCAGGGATTGGGGCTGGGCGTACTGGCGCTGGGCGGCAGTCGTCTGACCCAGGCGGCAGATAAAACGGCGGAACCGCTGGCGGTCGCCAAGGATGAACGCTGGCAGAAGCAACCGTTCTACGGCGCGCATCAGGCCGGGATCCTCACGCCGCAGCAAGCGGCGATGATGCTGGTGGCCTTTGACGTGCTGGCCAGCAACAAGCAGGATTTGGAGCGGCTGTTTCGGCTGTTGACCAACCGCATTGCGTTTTTGACCACCGGCGGCAAAGCGCCGGAAGTGGATCCCAAGCTGCCACCGCTTGATTCGGGCATCATGGGGCCGGAGATCTACCCGGATAACCTGACCATCACCGTGTCGGTTGGAACCTCGCTGTTTGACGAGCGTTTCGGTCTGCAGGCCCAGAAGCCGCTGCGGCTGCAAAAAATGACGCGTTTTCCCAACGACTCGCTGGACGCCAGCCTGTGCCACGGCGATTTGGTGTTGCAGATTTGCGCCAATACCAATGAAACCGTGATCCACGCGCTGCGTGACATCATCAAGCATTCGCCGGATCTGCTCAGCGTGCGCTGGAAGCGAGAAGGGTTTATTTCCGCCCACGCCGCACGTAGCAAGGGCAAAGAAACGCCAATCAACCTGCTGGGCTTTAAAGACGGCACCGCCAACCCGAAAACCGACGATAAGCCGCTGATGGATCAGGTGGTGTGGGTGGCTGATAACGTCGGGGAACCGGCATGGGCGGTGGGCGGTAGCTATCAGGCCGCGCGTATTATCCGTTTCCACGTGGAGTTCTGGGATCGCACTCCGCTGCAGGAGCAGCAAACCATTTTCGGCCGCGAAAAGCACAGCGGTGCGCCGCTGGGTATGAAGCATGAACACGACGAGCCGGACTATGAGAAGGATCCCGAAGGGAAGATGATCCCGATGGATGCGCATATCCGCCTGGCAAACCCGCGCACCCCGCAAACTCAGAGTAATTTGCTGCTGCGCCGGGGTTATAGCTATTCGATCGGCGTGTCCAACGCCGGCCAGTTGGAAATGGGGCTGCTGTTCGTCTGCTACCAGGCCGATTTGGAGAAAGGTTTCCTGACGGTGCAAAAACGTCTGAACGGCGAGGCGCTGGAAGAGTACGTCAAACCTATCGGCGGTGGTTATTTCTTTGCGCTGCCAGGGGTCAAAGACAGCAACGACTATCTGGGCAGCGGCTTGCTGAAAGCCTGA
- the phoH gene encoding phosphate starvation-inducible protein PhoH has translation MRQKAVIKARREAKRVIRRDARSHRQLEEESVTSLVQMGGVESIGMARDKRDSSPILARTEAQGHYLIAIDKKQLIFATGEAGCGKTFISAAKAAEALIHKEVDRIIVTRPVLQADEDLGFLPGDISEKFAPYFRPVYDILVRRLGSSFMQYCLRPEIGKVEIAPFAYMRGRTFENAVVILDEAQNVTASQMKMFLTRLGENVTVIVNGDITQCDLPRGVKSGLSDAMERFEEDEMIGIIRFDKQDCVRSALCQRTLNAYS, from the coding sequence ATGAGACAAAAAGCAGTGATCAAAGCACGTCGTGAAGCGAAACGCGTTATTCGCCGTGACGCTCGTAGTCATCGCCAGCTGGAAGAAGAATCCGTAACCTCGCTGGTACAAATGGGTGGTGTTGAGTCTATCGGCATGGCACGTGACAAGCGCGATAGCTCCCCCATTCTGGCTCGAACCGAAGCTCAGGGTCATTACTTAATAGCCATAGACAAGAAGCAGTTGATATTTGCCACCGGTGAAGCCGGCTGCGGCAAAACATTTATCAGCGCTGCGAAAGCGGCCGAAGCCCTTATACATAAAGAAGTGGATCGGATTATCGTTACTCGTCCGGTTCTGCAGGCGGATGAAGACCTCGGTTTCTTGCCGGGGGATATCTCTGAGAAATTCGCCCCTTATTTCCGTCCGGTGTATGACATTCTGGTGCGCCGTTTAGGATCGTCCTTTATGCAATACTGCCTGCGTCCGGAAATCGGCAAGGTGGAGATCGCGCCTTTCGCTTATATGCGCGGGCGTACTTTCGAAAATGCGGTGGTTATTCTGGATGAAGCCCAGAACGTTACCGCCAGCCAAATGAAGATGTTCCTGACCCGTCTGGGTGAGAACGTCACGGTCATCGTCAATGGTGACATCACCCAGTGCGACTTGCCGCGCGGCGTGAAGTCCGGCCTCAGCGATGCGATGGAGCGCTTCGAAGAGGATGAAATGATCGGCATCATCCGCTTTGATAAACAAGACTGCGTCCGCTCCGCCTTGTGCCAGCGTACGCTCAACGCCTACAGTTAA
- the pqqU gene encoding TonB-dependent receptor PqqU, with the protein MKSTHKNRLAVSALVIPALLPVCALAQDKDSEQTMVVTAKRSGLSELSTPAAVSVVNGDQIREARPQINLSESLGSVPGLQIQNRQNYAQDLQLSVRGFGARSMYGVRGVRIYVDGIPATMPDGQGQTSNIDLNSVEKVEVLRGPFSALYGNASGGMVNVETETGQQPARLEASSYFGSYGTWRYGVKATGATGDGTHAGDVNYTISGTRFTTQGFRDHSGAQKNLGNAKLGVRIDDVSTLTLLFNSVDIHANDPGGLTNAEWHDNPRQAPRADQYNTRKSTSQTQAGLHYERQMGADDDLSIMMYAGERETTQYQSIPVAVQQRSAQHPGGVIDLTRHYQGIDTRWTHRGELGVPYTLTGGLDYETMTEQRKGYENFTQVNGVTELGTQGALRRNERNLMWNLDPYLQSSWQLTQKLTLDAGMRYSTVNFDSNDHYVTSSNGDDSGNASYHKWLPAGSLNYAVMSGWNLYLSAGRGFETPTINELSYRSGDQAGLNFGLQPSTSDTVELGSKTRIGNGLLTAAVFQTDTRNEIVVDESSNGRTSYKNAGQTRRRGLELALDQQFAYDWRVQLAWTLLDARYRDDVCGDSQCSEANKVPSGNRMPGIARNMGYASLAWSPPEGWYAGAEVRYMSDIEVNDANTEQAPAYTTVGLNTGYRYPMGNWMLNVFGRVDNLFDRQYVGSVIVNEGNGRYYEPAPGRNWGGGVSVSYTFE; encoded by the coding sequence ATGAAAAGCACTCATAAAAACCGGTTGGCGGTTTCAGCTCTGGTTATCCCTGCCTTACTGCCTGTCTGCGCCCTGGCGCAGGACAAGGATAGCGAACAGACCATGGTGGTCACGGCCAAACGCAGCGGCCTATCCGAACTGTCCACCCCGGCTGCCGTCAGCGTGGTGAATGGCGATCAAATCCGTGAGGCCAGGCCGCAGATCAACCTGTCGGAAAGTCTGGGCAGCGTGCCCGGCCTGCAAATTCAGAACCGCCAGAACTACGCGCAGGATCTGCAGCTTTCGGTGCGGGGCTTTGGTGCACGTTCAATGTATGGCGTGCGCGGCGTACGTATTTATGTCGATGGTATTCCTGCCACCATGCCGGATGGTCAGGGCCAGACGTCGAACATTGACCTTAACTCGGTTGAAAAGGTGGAGGTGCTGCGCGGGCCGTTTTCCGCCCTCTACGGCAATGCCTCTGGCGGCATGGTGAATGTGGAAACCGAAACCGGCCAGCAACCTGCGCGCCTTGAAGCCAGTTCGTACTTTGGCAGTTACGGCACCTGGCGTTATGGCGTCAAGGCGACCGGGGCAACCGGCGACGGCACCCACGCCGGTGACGTTAACTACACTATTTCCGGTACCCGGTTCACGACACAGGGCTTTCGCGATCACAGCGGCGCGCAGAAAAACCTCGGCAATGCCAAGCTGGGCGTACGCATCGACGATGTCAGCACCCTGACGCTGTTGTTCAACAGCGTCGATATTCACGCCAATGACCCGGGAGGCCTGACGAACGCGGAATGGCACGATAATCCGCGCCAGGCGCCGCGTGCCGACCAGTACAACACCCGAAAAAGCACTTCGCAGACCCAGGCCGGGTTGCACTATGAGCGCCAGATGGGGGCCGATGACGACCTGAGCATCATGATGTACGCCGGTGAGCGCGAAACCACCCAGTACCAGTCGATCCCGGTTGCGGTGCAGCAGCGTAGCGCCCAGCATCCTGGCGGGGTGATTGACCTGACGCGCCACTATCAGGGGATTGATACCCGCTGGACGCACCGCGGTGAGCTGGGCGTACCCTATACCCTGACCGGCGGGTTGGACTATGAAACCATGACCGAACAGCGTAAAGGCTATGAAAACTTTACCCAGGTTAACGGCGTAACCGAGTTGGGCACCCAGGGGGCGCTGCGCCGCAATGAGCGCAACCTGATGTGGAACCTGGATCCCTATCTGCAAAGTTCGTGGCAGTTGACGCAAAAACTGACGCTGGATGCCGGCATGCGTTACAGCACGGTCAATTTCGACTCCAACGACCACTACGTGACCAGCAGCAACGGTGATGACAGCGGTAACGCCAGCTACCATAAATGGTTGCCGGCAGGCTCGCTGAACTATGCGGTGATGAGCGGCTGGAACCTGTATCTGTCCGCCGGTCGCGGGTTTGAAACCCCGACCATTAACGAACTGTCGTACCGTTCCGGCGATCAGGCTGGGCTAAACTTTGGTTTACAGCCTTCGACCAGTGACACTGTTGAGTTGGGCAGTAAAACCCGCATTGGCAACGGCCTGCTGACCGCCGCAGTATTCCAGACCGACACGCGTAACGAAATTGTGGTGGATGAAAGCAGCAACGGCCGCACCAGCTACAAAAACGCCGGGCAGACCCGCCGACGCGGGCTGGAATTGGCGCTGGATCAGCAATTCGCCTACGATTGGCGAGTGCAGTTGGCCTGGACACTGTTAGATGCGCGTTACCGCGATGATGTGTGCGGGGACAGCCAGTGTTCAGAAGCCAATAAGGTGCCAAGCGGCAACCGTATGCCGGGCATTGCGCGCAATATGGGCTATGCCTCATTGGCCTGGTCCCCACCTGAAGGGTGGTATGCCGGTGCGGAGGTACGTTACATGAGCGATATCGAAGTTAATGATGCCAACACTGAACAGGCTCCGGCCTATACCACCGTGGGTTTAAATACAGGCTATCGTTATCCAATGGGGAACTGGATGCTGAATGTTTTCGGTCGGGTGGATAACCTGTTTGACCGCCAATACGTGGGGTCGGTGATCGTCAATGAAGGCAATGGCCGTTACTACGAACCGGCTCCGGGAAGAAACTGGGGCGGCGGGGTAAGCGTTTCTTATACCTTCGAATAA
- the efeO gene encoding iron uptake system protein EfeO — protein sequence MSTPLFRRKALHAALLALPAFALSIDALAADVPQVKITVNDKQCEPMQLTVPAGKTQFVVHNTSQKNVEWEILKGVMVVEERENIAPGFTQKMTANLEAGEYDMTCGLLSNPKGKLTVTAAAGAATDGKPNAMDLVGPIAEYKVYVTKEVEGLVKQTKLFTDAVKAGNVAEARKLYAPTRQHYERIEPIAELFSDLDGSIDAREDDYEKKAEDPKFTGFHRLEKALFADNTTKDMNQYADQLYKDTLELQKRVTDLTFPPSKVVGGAAGLIEEVAASKISGEEDRYSRTDLWDFQANVDGAQKIVNLLRPLLVKANKPLLDKIDANFKTVDTILAKYKTKDGYESYEKLTDADRNAMKGPITTLAEDLSQLRGVLGLD from the coding sequence ATGTCTACTCCGTTATTCCGCCGCAAGGCTTTGCACGCAGCATTACTGGCTCTCCCGGCGTTCGCGCTGAGCATTGATGCTCTGGCGGCGGACGTGCCGCAGGTAAAGATTACCGTTAACGACAAACAGTGTGAGCCGATGCAACTGACGGTGCCGGCCGGTAAAACCCAGTTTGTGGTGCACAACACCAGCCAGAAAAACGTGGAGTGGGAAATCCTGAAAGGGGTGATGGTGGTGGAAGAGCGTGAAAACATCGCGCCGGGCTTCACCCAGAAGATGACCGCCAATCTGGAAGCGGGCGAATACGACATGACCTGTGGGCTGCTCAGCAATCCGAAAGGCAAGCTGACCGTGACCGCGGCGGCCGGTGCTGCCACCGACGGCAAACCGAACGCCATGGATTTGGTTGGGCCGATTGCTGAATACAAAGTCTACGTCACCAAAGAAGTGGAAGGGCTGGTCAAACAGACCAAGCTGTTCACCGATGCCGTGAAGGCCGGCAACGTGGCAGAAGCGCGTAAACTCTATGCGCCGACCCGTCAGCATTACGAGCGAATTGAGCCGATCGCCGAGCTGTTCTCCGATTTGGACGGCAGTATCGACGCCCGCGAAGATGACTACGAGAAAAAAGCGGAAGATCCGAAGTTCACCGGTTTCCACCGCCTGGAGAAAGCGCTGTTTGCCGACAACACCACCAAAGACATGAACCAATACGCCGATCAGCTGTACAAGGACACCCTTGAGCTGCAAAAACGCGTGACCGACCTGACCTTCCCGCCAAGTAAGGTAGTGGGCGGCGCTGCGGGCCTGATCGAAGAAGTGGCGGCGAGCAAAATCAGCGGTGAAGAAGACCGTTACAGCCGCACCGACCTGTGGGACTTCCAGGCCAACGTAGACGGCGCGCAAAAAATCGTTAACCTGCTGCGCCCGCTGTTGGTCAAGGCCAACAAGCCGTTGCTGGACAAGATCGACGCCAACTTTAAAACCGTCGATACCATTCTGGCGAAATACAAAACCAAAGATGGCTATGAGTCTTACGAGAAGCTGACCGATGCCGATCGCAACGCCATGAAAGGGCCAATCACCACTCTGGCGGAAGATTTGTCACAGCTGCGTGGCGTTCTGGGTCTGGACTGA
- the putP gene encoding sodium/proline symporter PutP, with the protein MTMSTPMLVTFLVYIFGMVLIGLLAYRATNNFDDYILGGRSLGSVVTALSAGASDMSGWLLMGLPGAIFLSGISESWIAIGLTIGAYLNWKLVAGRLRVHTEANNNALTLPDYFTSRFEDNSKLLRVISAIVILVFFTIYCASGIVAGARLFESTFGMSYETALWAGAAATILYTFIGGFLAVSWTDTVQASLMIFALILTPVIVIFAVGGIDTSMLVIEAQNPANIDMLKGLNFVAILSLLGWGLGYFGQPHILARFMAADSHRTIRSARRISMTWMILCLAGTIAVGFFGIAYFANNPDQAGNVSQNGERVFIELAMILFNPWIAGILLSAILAAVMSTLSCQLLVCSSAITEDLYKAFLRKGASQRELVWVGRIMVLVVALVAIALAANPENRVLGLVSYAWAGFGAAFGPVVLISVMWSRMTRNGALAGMLVGAVTVIVWKHFAWLDLYEIIPGFLFGCIAIVVVSLMGRSPSATITERFDQAEAEFKTV; encoded by the coding sequence ATGACAATGAGCACACCAATGCTGGTCACCTTCCTGGTGTATATCTTCGGGATGGTGTTAATCGGCCTACTTGCCTACCGGGCAACCAATAACTTTGACGACTACATTCTGGGCGGTCGTAGCCTGGGCAGCGTGGTGACCGCGCTCTCTGCCGGCGCATCGGATATGAGCGGCTGGTTGCTGATGGGCCTGCCGGGCGCCATCTTCCTGTCCGGCATTTCCGAAAGCTGGATTGCGATAGGCCTGACCATCGGCGCTTACCTTAACTGGAAGCTGGTGGCAGGGCGGCTGCGTGTTCATACCGAAGCCAACAATAACGCCCTGACGTTACCGGATTATTTCACCAGCCGTTTTGAAGACAACAGCAAGCTGCTGCGGGTGATCTCCGCGATTGTCATTCTGGTGTTCTTCACTATCTATTGTGCTTCCGGCATCGTCGCCGGTGCGCGTCTGTTCGAAAGCACCTTTGGCATGAGCTACGAAACGGCGCTGTGGGCCGGCGCTGCGGCCACTATCCTTTATACCTTTATCGGCGGATTCCTGGCGGTGAGCTGGACCGACACCGTCCAGGCCAGCCTGATGATTTTCGCGCTGATCCTGACGCCAGTGATTGTTATCTTTGCCGTCGGCGGCATCGATACTTCGATGCTGGTTATCGAAGCGCAAAACCCGGCCAATATCGACATGCTGAAAGGCCTGAACTTTGTGGCTATTCTCTCGCTGCTGGGCTGGGGGCTGGGTTACTTCGGTCAGCCGCACATTCTGGCGCGCTTTATGGCGGCCGACTCTCACCGCACTATCCGCAGCGCACGTCGCATCAGCATGACCTGGATGATCCTGTGTCTGGCGGGCACCATTGCCGTCGGCTTCTTCGGTATTGCTTACTTCGCCAATAACCCGGACCAGGCGGGCAACGTGTCGCAAAACGGCGAGCGCGTGTTTATCGAGCTGGCGATGATTCTGTTCAACCCGTGGATCGCCGGCATTTTGCTGTCGGCAATTTTGGCGGCGGTAATGAGTACCCTGAGCTGCCAGCTGTTAGTGTGTTCAAGTGCGATTACCGAAGATCTGTACAAAGCCTTCCTGCGTAAGGGCGCCAGCCAGCGTGAGCTGGTATGGGTAGGGCGCATCATGGTGCTGGTGGTGGCGTTAGTGGCTATCGCGCTGGCGGCAAACCCGGAAAACCGCGTGCTGGGTCTGGTGAGCTACGCCTGGGCCGGCTTCGGCGCTGCCTTCGGTCCGGTGGTGCTGATCTCGGTCATGTGGTCACGCATGACGCGTAACGGCGCCCTGGCCGGCATGCTGGTTGGCGCAGTAACGGTGATCGTCTGGAAACACTTCGCCTGGCTGGATCTGTATGAAATCATCCCGGGCTTCCTGTTCGGCTGTATCGCCATCGTGGTGGTGAGCCTGATGGGGCGTTCTCCTTCCGCCACCATTACCGAGCGTTTCGATCAGGCGGAAGCCGAGTTCAAAACCGTTTAA